Proteins encoded within one genomic window of Halocatena marina:
- the gltB gene encoding glutamate synthase large subunit: MTRRQTSMFASGAGLADPMDTRASCGVGVVMDLDGGASHQTVSDGIDLLANLEHRGTTGAEENTGDGAGIMLQIPDDFFSEEFDFSLPDLYAIGSLFFPQDESAKTALKDLLTEVLARHGVSVLGWRDVPTDNTRLGKTALEGEPDVVQVVVAPADDCDEKAFDRRLYVGRRAVENESIARGIDGTGRFYICSLDRKTIVYKGLLTAEQLSEYYPDLQDERFRSTFVMVHARFSTNTLGAWHLAHPYRTIIHNGEFNTIQGNINWMRARENDLAHEAFSGDGVSSTEYDDSEGSDLDTLKPIINDDEQSDTASVDNALELLMKTGRDLPHALRMLIPEAWRGEATGVDEDRRDWYDFHASLIEPWDGPALVAATDGDRVGAVLDRNGLRPCRYDVLEDNTLVVASEVGALDVQHDASRIQKRGRLQPGQLFLADPKEGRIVPDEEVFDDLVDEKYGEWVSQEQTQLSDIVDEKEKSNANSESVDNLRSYQALYGYTHDELDHLIEPMARDGKDPVGSMGDDTPLSVLSDFNRPLSSYFKQLFAQVTNPPLDYIREDLVTSMECRLGNQRNLLHESPEHARQLVLDSPFLSNGEVATIKELDGPLSTAVVDITYAVDDDLEAGIEDVRTMAGQLADECDILVLSDRNASEERLPIPSLLATGAVHHHLVRTGQRNRVGIVVESGDPRTVHQMATLVGYGAGAVNPYLALQSIEDIVKGPDGADAEEAVDAYLHALEDGLLKTMAKMGISTVESYRGAQIFEAIGLDSTFVAEYFEGTTARTGGIALPELEDDLRRRYESAFSSEESDIERQGEFENRSNGIFHQWNPQTVGTLQKAVREGDYEQYQEFAQLINNQNEQLQTLRGLLSFDPEREPVPIEDVEPIHEIVTRFSTAAMSLGSLSPEAHENNSIAMNRLGGKSNTGEGGEPPERFGTEKECNVKQVASGRFGVTSHYLSSADELQIKMAQGSKPGEGGQLPGEKVNEMIAHVRYSTPGVGLISPPPLHDIYSIEDLKQLIHDLKTANPEADINVKLVSEAGIGTIAAGVAKANADVVHISGHSGGTGASPKTSIKNAGLPWELGLAEANQMLRHTGLRSRIKVTVDGGLKTGRDVAIAALLGGEEYVFGTASLVTAGCVMARQCHENTCPVGVATQDENLRNRFPGQPQHVINYMTFIAQELREIMAELGFRTIEEMVGRVEALAQRQDVTHEKAKHLDLSAILAETSGDRTKSIEQTHETDEALDHDLIQEAAPAFDHGEPVYIDTAIDNTHRAVGAMLSNRISNEYGGDGLPDDTIAIDFDGVAGQSFGAFLASGVTMSLTGTANDYVGKGLSGGKLIVTTPPDAPYEPEDNTLIGNVALYGATQGELYVNGMAGERFAVRNSGVKAVVESVGDHGCEYMTGGVVAVLGKTGRNFAAGMSGGVAYVLDRDNDFKERANHGMISTTRELESKDREMLRRLIENHVAHTGSDRGEYILEHWEEELEKFVKVMPDAYADIIAEKESEDVRRDLPASSTPATGEDSAAIRGGAD; this comes from the coding sequence ATGACTCGGAGACAGACATCAATGTTCGCGAGCGGTGCCGGACTCGCGGACCCCATGGATACCCGTGCCAGCTGTGGTGTAGGCGTCGTCATGGACCTCGATGGAGGTGCCTCACACCAAACAGTATCGGACGGGATCGATCTGCTCGCAAATCTCGAACACCGAGGGACGACGGGTGCAGAAGAAAACACCGGTGACGGAGCGGGCATTATGTTGCAGATCCCAGATGATTTCTTCTCTGAGGAGTTCGATTTCTCTCTGCCCGACCTGTACGCTATCGGCTCGCTCTTTTTTCCACAGGATGAGTCCGCAAAGACCGCGTTGAAGGATCTACTGACCGAGGTGCTTGCTCGCCACGGTGTGTCAGTGCTCGGTTGGCGAGACGTTCCCACGGACAACACTCGCCTCGGTAAAACCGCGCTCGAAGGAGAACCCGACGTTGTGCAAGTCGTCGTTGCACCGGCGGATGATTGTGATGAAAAAGCGTTCGATCGACGGCTCTACGTTGGTCGCCGTGCTGTCGAAAACGAAAGTATCGCACGAGGAATCGACGGCACTGGTCGCTTCTATATCTGTTCACTCGACCGTAAGACGATCGTTTACAAAGGTCTGCTCACTGCCGAACAGCTTTCTGAGTACTATCCAGATCTCCAAGACGAACGATTCCGATCGACGTTCGTCATGGTTCATGCGCGTTTCTCGACGAATACACTCGGAGCGTGGCATCTCGCCCACCCGTACCGGACGATTATTCACAACGGTGAGTTCAACACCATCCAAGGAAACATTAATTGGATGCGTGCGCGTGAAAACGATCTCGCGCACGAGGCGTTCAGTGGGGATGGTGTCAGCTCCACGGAGTATGATGACAGCGAGGGATCGGATCTTGATACACTGAAGCCAATCATCAACGACGACGAACAGTCCGACACTGCGAGCGTCGATAACGCGCTCGAGCTTCTCATGAAAACCGGGCGGGATCTCCCACACGCGCTCAGAATGCTCATTCCCGAGGCGTGGCGCGGAGAGGCGACCGGTGTTGACGAGGATCGACGCGATTGGTATGATTTTCACGCCTCGCTCATCGAACCGTGGGACGGTCCGGCACTCGTCGCCGCGACCGATGGCGATCGAGTCGGTGCAGTGCTCGACCGCAACGGGTTGCGGCCATGCCGATACGATGTACTCGAAGACAACACGCTCGTCGTGGCGAGCGAAGTCGGTGCACTCGATGTTCAACACGACGCGAGCCGAATCCAAAAGCGGGGGCGACTCCAACCGGGACAGCTGTTCCTCGCTGATCCAAAAGAGGGTCGAATTGTCCCTGACGAGGAGGTATTCGATGACCTCGTCGACGAGAAATACGGCGAGTGGGTCTCACAAGAACAGACTCAACTCTCGGACATCGTTGACGAAAAAGAAAAATCCAACGCTAATTCCGAATCTGTCGACAATCTCCGGTCGTATCAAGCACTCTATGGGTATACGCATGACGAACTCGACCATCTCATCGAGCCGATGGCCCGCGACGGGAAAGATCCCGTCGGCTCGATGGGTGATGATACGCCGCTGTCGGTTCTGAGTGACTTCAACCGCCCACTGTCTTCGTATTTCAAACAGCTTTTTGCGCAGGTCACGAATCCGCCGCTGGATTACATTCGTGAAGATCTCGTGACATCAATGGAGTGTCGGCTGGGGAATCAGCGCAATCTGCTCCACGAATCACCAGAACACGCGCGTCAGCTCGTGCTCGATTCGCCGTTTCTCTCTAACGGAGAAGTAGCGACGATCAAGGAACTGGATGGGCCGCTCTCCACGGCGGTCGTCGATATCACCTACGCTGTCGATGATGATCTCGAAGCCGGTATCGAGGACGTTCGGACGATGGCTGGACAGCTCGCAGACGAATGCGACATACTCGTACTGTCCGATCGGAACGCTAGCGAAGAGCGACTGCCGATTCCGAGTTTGCTAGCGACGGGGGCTGTCCACCATCATCTCGTGCGAACTGGCCAACGCAACCGCGTCGGTATCGTCGTCGAATCTGGTGATCCAAGAACGGTTCATCAGATGGCGACGCTGGTTGGATACGGAGCAGGTGCAGTCAACCCGTATCTCGCTCTCCAAAGTATCGAAGACATCGTCAAGGGACCTGATGGTGCTGATGCCGAAGAAGCGGTCGATGCGTATCTCCACGCACTCGAAGATGGTCTGTTGAAAACGATGGCAAAGATGGGCATCTCGACCGTCGAGAGTTACCGTGGTGCGCAAATCTTCGAGGCGATTGGTCTCGATTCGACGTTCGTCGCGGAGTACTTCGAGGGGACGACGGCCAGAACCGGCGGGATCGCGCTTCCCGAACTCGAAGACGATCTTCGACGTCGGTACGAAAGCGCCTTCTCAAGCGAGGAATCGGACATCGAACGACAGGGTGAGTTCGAAAACCGGTCGAATGGAATTTTCCATCAGTGGAATCCGCAAACGGTTGGAACGCTCCAAAAAGCCGTTCGAGAGGGTGATTACGAACAGTATCAGGAATTTGCACAGCTGATCAACAATCAGAACGAGCAGCTCCAGACACTCCGTGGCCTATTGTCGTTCGACCCTGAGCGTGAGCCGGTACCGATCGAAGACGTCGAGCCGATCCATGAGATCGTAACGCGGTTTTCGACGGCTGCGATGAGCCTCGGTTCGCTCTCACCGGAGGCTCACGAAAACAACTCTATTGCGATGAACCGTCTCGGCGGGAAGTCGAACACTGGCGAAGGGGGCGAACCACCGGAGCGGTTCGGCACCGAAAAGGAGTGTAACGTAAAGCAGGTTGCCTCCGGACGATTCGGCGTCACGAGCCACTATCTCTCTTCGGCAGATGAGCTCCAGATCAAGATGGCGCAGGGGTCAAAGCCCGGTGAGGGTGGTCAGCTCCCGGGTGAGAAGGTGAATGAGATGATTGCGCACGTGCGCTATTCGACGCCCGGTGTTGGGCTCATCTCACCCCCACCGCTCCACGACATTTACTCGATCGAGGATCTCAAACAGCTCATCCACGACCTCAAAACGGCCAATCCAGAGGCAGACATCAACGTCAAGCTCGTCTCCGAGGCGGGGATTGGCACGATCGCAGCCGGTGTTGCAAAAGCCAATGCCGATGTCGTCCACATCTCGGGGCATTCTGGTGGGACCGGCGCATCACCAAAAACCTCGATCAAAAACGCAGGGCTGCCGTGGGAACTCGGACTGGCAGAGGCGAATCAGATGCTTCGACACACCGGTCTCCGCTCTCGCATCAAGGTCACCGTCGACGGCGGACTGAAGACCGGCCGCGACGTTGCAATCGCCGCGCTGCTCGGTGGCGAGGAGTACGTCTTCGGGACAGCGAGCCTCGTTACCGCTGGCTGCGTGATGGCACGTCAATGTCACGAGAACACCTGTCCGGTCGGCGTCGCCACACAAGACGAGAACCTTCGAAACCGATTCCCGGGCCAACCACAGCACGTCATCAACTACATGACGTTCATCGCACAGGAACTGCGAGAGATCATGGCCGAACTCGGCTTCCGAACGATCGAAGAGATGGTCGGTCGGGTCGAAGCGCTCGCACAACGGCAGGACGTGACCCACGAGAAGGCGAAACATCTCGATCTATCAGCAATCCTCGCAGAGACATCTGGTGACCGAACGAAGTCGATTGAGCAAACACACGAGACCGATGAAGCGTTGGATCACGATCTTATTCAGGAAGCTGCCCCGGCGTTCGACCATGGTGAACCAGTCTACATCGATACAGCGATCGACAACACCCATCGAGCGGTCGGCGCAATGCTCTCGAATCGCATCTCGAACGAGTACGGCGGTGACGGGCTACCCGACGACACTATTGCGATCGATTTCGATGGCGTCGCCGGGCAAAGTTTTGGTGCGTTTCTCGCAAGCGGCGTGACGATGTCTCTGACAGGCACTGCAAACGACTACGTTGGCAAGGGACTGTCTGGTGGAAAGCTCATCGTCACGACACCACCCGACGCACCCTACGAACCCGAAGACAACACCCTCATCGGCAACGTCGCACTGTATGGTGCAACCCAAGGCGAGCTGTACGTCAACGGCATGGCTGGAGAACGATTCGCTGTCCGCAACTCCGGCGTGAAAGCCGTCGTAGAAAGCGTTGGTGATCACGGCTGTGAGTATATGACCGGTGGTGTCGTTGCTGTACTCGGAAAAACAGGACGGAACTTCGCTGCTGGCATGTCCGGCGGCGTCGCCTACGTGCTCGACCGCGACAATGATTTCAAAGAGCGCGCTAACCACGGCATGATCTCGACGACGCGAGAGCTCGAATCGAAAGACAGAGAGATGCTTCGTCGTCTGATTGAAAACCACGTCGCACACACGGGCAGTGACCGTGGCGAGTACATTCTCGAACATTGGGAAGAGGAACTGGAAAAATTCGTTAAAGTGATGCCCGACGCCTACGCTGACATCATCGCCGAGAAAGAAAGCGAAGATGTCCGACGAGACCTTCCTGCAAGCTCAACTCCGGCAACCGGCGAAGACTCTGCTGCTATCCGAGGAGGAGCGGACTGA